The Amycolatopsis mongoliensis genome includes a window with the following:
- the cutA gene encoding divalent-cation tolerance protein CutA: protein MAAEHVIVTSTTDSETAARELAAKAIEERLGACAQVVGPVTSVYRWEGEVRTDREWRVEIKTTAGRVAALTERLRQLHGYDLPEVIATPIEGGSADYLAWLTAESAG, encoded by the coding sequence ATGGCGGCAGAGCACGTGATCGTGACGTCCACGACCGACTCCGAGACCGCGGCCCGGGAGCTGGCCGCGAAGGCGATCGAGGAGCGGCTGGGCGCCTGCGCGCAGGTCGTCGGGCCGGTGACCAGCGTGTACCGCTGGGAGGGCGAGGTGCGGACCGACCGGGAGTGGCGCGTCGAGATCAAGACGACCGCCGGCCGGGTGGCCGCGCTGACCGAGCGGCTCCGGCAGCTGCACGGCTACGACCTGCCCGAGGTGATCGCGACGCCGATCGAAGGCGGCAGCGCCGACTACCTGGCCTGGCTGACGGCCGAATCCGCTGGCTAG
- a CDS encoding PAS domain S-box protein, which yields MDDELRPGEDHATVTLDAGGRVSGWSPAAERITGWPADEVVGRRLSVARPADGDRESEEWFRLLVQSVQDYGIFMLDQGGHISSWNAGAERIKGWSAAEIIGRHFSVFYPPEDVAAGKPVRELEIAAEQGRLEDEGWRVRKDGTRFWANVVITALFDGRHRLQGFGKVTRDMTERRNAEQALRERRRLVGHLVDAQEVERRRIAWDVHDESIQSMVAVGMRLQLLAARLPEPHASAVAGLDESVQAAIGRLRGLVSRLRPPELDRHGLVEAVSGYVDEVAGRWGLAHSLRDELTAEPSPAVAITVYRICQEALSNVHRHARATRVDLRLSTVDNGTLVRITDDGVGTAGGDAGAGHFGLIEMHERAEAAHGWLSVTSEPGRGTSVEFWLPTLPEVAGAEP from the coding sequence ATGGACGACGAGCTTCGGCCGGGCGAGGACCACGCCACCGTCACGCTGGACGCGGGGGGACGCGTTTCGGGCTGGAGCCCGGCGGCCGAGCGGATCACCGGGTGGCCGGCCGACGAGGTGGTCGGGCGGCGGCTTTCGGTGGCCCGGCCGGCCGACGGGGACCGCGAGAGCGAGGAGTGGTTCCGGCTGCTGGTGCAGAGCGTGCAGGACTACGGGATCTTCATGCTGGACCAGGGCGGGCACATCTCGAGCTGGAACGCCGGTGCGGAACGGATCAAGGGCTGGTCGGCGGCGGAGATCATCGGGCGGCACTTCTCGGTGTTCTACCCGCCGGAGGACGTCGCGGCGGGCAAGCCGGTGCGGGAGCTGGAGATCGCCGCCGAGCAGGGGCGGCTGGAGGACGAGGGCTGGCGGGTCCGCAAGGACGGCACGCGGTTCTGGGCGAACGTCGTGATCACGGCGTTGTTCGACGGGCGGCACCGGCTGCAGGGCTTCGGGAAGGTCACCCGCGACATGACCGAGCGCCGCAACGCCGAGCAGGCCCTGCGCGAACGCCGACGGCTCGTCGGCCACCTCGTCGACGCGCAGGAGGTCGAACGGCGCCGGATCGCCTGGGACGTCCACGACGAGTCCATCCAGTCCATGGTGGCCGTCGGCATGCGCCTGCAGCTGCTCGCCGCCCGGCTGCCGGAGCCGCACGCGAGCGCCGTCGCGGGGCTCGACGAGTCGGTGCAGGCCGCCATCGGCCGGTTGCGGGGCCTGGTGTCCCGGCTGCGGCCGCCGGAGCTCGACCGGCACGGCCTGGTGGAGGCCGTTTCCGGCTACGTCGACGAGGTCGCGGGCCGCTGGGGGCTGGCGCACTCGCTGCGGGACGAGCTCACCGCCGAGCCGTCGCCGGCCGTCGCGATCACCGTGTACCGCATCTGCCAGGAGGCGCTCAGCAACGTCCACCGGCACGCCCGCGCCACCCGGGTCGACCTCCGGCTGTCCACAGTGGACAACGGGACGCTCGTGCGGATCACCGACGACGGCGTCGGCACGGCGGGCGGCGACGCCGGAGCGGGCCACTTCGGCCTGATCGAGATGCACGAACGGGCCGAAGCGGCGCACGGCTGGCTGTCGGTGACGAGTGAGCCCGGCCGCGGCACGTCCGTCGAGTTCTGGCTGCCGACGCTGCCCGAGGTGGCGGGGGCCGAACCGTGA
- a CDS encoding dynamin family protein — protein sequence MQEPSGGGHIALDTLDLAVKGAKAYGRDDLVQRLTDARRLLSEPDVTVYVVGEFKQGKSSLINALLTAKICPVDDDIATAVPTVVRYAPESGALATYEPADPSSPPWTERISLEDLPSHVSEAGNPGNLRKLRSVTASISRQLLSGGLVLVDTPGVGGLGSLHNAVTVSSLPRAHAVLFLSDASQELTAAELRFLRTVKELCPTVFFVLTKTDLYPQWRRILELNAGHLEACGIAIDTVAVSSELRTVAARSADQQMNVESGFPQLVKRLQGVVGDAERSALNAVGLHVGSAVGQLHAALRARRTALAHPEQSAALVAELNRVNDRVDALRSQSAKWQQLLFDGFADISSDVDYDLRARSRGVLHEAEEAIEEGDPAKNWAEFEKWLRQRLANETLENYATFVKQARGLASRVAEHFELAESQAVLPREVQAPVQVVEEIDIDSSFTGVKTRGTTGMAAFQKAYSGFLMFSMLTKMAALAIPTPFGVAAGLLMGRSGFLDERKRQLEKRRGLAKTAVRRFVDEFNLQVGKDSRDAMRTVQRELRDAYSARVEELQRSLTEALANAKKAVVEDDTAAAELKRLEADIEALEVLGRRADELTLRSAPKPVPAVTR from the coding sequence ATGCAGGAGCCGAGCGGCGGGGGGCACATCGCCCTCGACACCCTCGACCTCGCCGTCAAGGGAGCGAAGGCCTACGGGCGGGACGATCTCGTCCAGCGCCTCACCGACGCCCGGCGCCTGCTGTCCGAGCCCGACGTCACCGTCTACGTCGTCGGGGAGTTCAAGCAGGGCAAGAGTTCTCTGATCAACGCCCTGCTGACCGCCAAGATCTGCCCGGTCGACGACGACATCGCGACCGCGGTGCCGACCGTCGTCCGTTACGCGCCGGAGTCCGGGGCCCTGGCGACCTACGAGCCGGCCGACCCGTCGTCGCCGCCGTGGACCGAGCGGATCTCCCTCGAAGATCTTCCGTCCCACGTGAGTGAAGCCGGGAACCCCGGCAACCTCCGCAAGCTGAGATCCGTCACCGCGTCGATCAGCCGCCAGCTGCTCTCCGGCGGGCTGGTGCTGGTCGACACCCCGGGCGTCGGCGGGCTCGGTTCGCTGCACAACGCCGTCACCGTCAGCTCGCTGCCGCGGGCGCACGCCGTCCTCTTCCTCTCCGACGCCTCGCAGGAACTCACCGCCGCCGAACTGCGGTTCCTCCGGACGGTGAAGGAACTCTGCCCGACGGTCTTCTTCGTCCTCACCAAGACCGACCTCTACCCGCAGTGGCGGCGGATCCTCGAGCTCAACGCCGGACACCTCGAAGCCTGCGGGATCGCCATCGACACCGTCGCCGTCTCCTCGGAGCTGCGCACCGTCGCCGCCCGCTCGGCCGACCAGCAGATGAACGTCGAATCCGGCTTCCCGCAGCTGGTCAAGCGGCTGCAGGGGGTGGTCGGCGACGCCGAACGATCCGCGCTCAACGCCGTCGGCCTGCACGTCGGGTCCGCGGTCGGCCAGCTGCACGCCGCCCTGCGCGCCCGCCGCACCGCGCTCGCCCACCCCGAGCAGTCCGCCGCGCTCGTCGCGGAACTGAACCGGGTCAACGACCGCGTCGACGCGCTGCGCAGCCAGTCCGCGAAGTGGCAGCAGCTGCTCTTCGACGGCTTCGCCGACATTTCGTCCGATGTGGACTACGACCTGCGCGCCCGCTCCCGCGGTGTGCTGCACGAGGCCGAAGAGGCCATCGAAGAGGGCGACCCGGCCAAGAACTGGGCCGAGTTCGAGAAGTGGCTGCGCCAGCGCCTCGCGAACGAGACGCTCGAGAACTACGCGACCTTCGTCAAGCAGGCCCGCGGTCTCGCGTCCCGCGTCGCCGAGCACTTCGAGCTCGCCGAGTCCCAGGCCGTGCTGCCGCGCGAGGTGCAGGCGCCGGTCCAGGTCGTCGAGGAGATCGACATCGACTCGTCGTTCACCGGCGTCAAGACCCGCGGCACCACCGGGATGGCCGCGTTCCAGAAGGCCTACAGCGGCTTCCTGATGTTCTCCATGCTCACGAAGATGGCCGCGCTGGCCATCCCCACGCCGTTCGGCGTCGCCGCCGGCCTGCTCATGGGCCGCTCCGGTTTCCTCGACGAACGCAAGCGGCAGCTGGAAAAGCGCCGCGGCCTGGCCAAGACCGCTGTGCGTCGGTTCGTCGACGAATTCAACCTCCAGGTCGGCAAGGACTCCCGCGACGCGATGCGGACCGTCCAAAGGGAACTCCGCGACGCCTACAGCGCGCGCGTCGAAGAACTGCAGCGGTCCCTCACCGAAGCACTGGCGAACGCGAAGAAGGCGGTCGTCGAGGACGACACCGCAGCGGCCGAGCTCAAACGCCTCGAAGCCGACATCGAAGCCCTCGAAGTGCTCGGCCGCCGCGCCGACGAACTCACCCTGCGCAGTGCGCCCAAGCCCGTCCCGGCGGTGACGCGATGA
- a CDS encoding RraA family protein yields MEDLVQRFETLTTAHLADACIRAGLPVRCAPAPTRAVVPGARVLGPAVPARHVGSVDVFLEAFEHAVAGGVLVVDNGGRLDESCVGDLVVLEARAAGLAGVVIWGLHRDTADIRAIGLPVFSLGSIPTGPLSLGPRIEGGLAEAVVGTWRIGPSDLVAGDDDGVVFLPLDRADELFTLAEGIRDTERRQAERIRAGEPLRDQVRFADFLAAREADPGLTFRVHLRAVGGAIEE; encoded by the coding sequence ATGGAAGACCTCGTTCAGCGCTTCGAAACCCTCACCACCGCCCACCTCGCGGACGCGTGCATCCGCGCCGGCCTCCCGGTGCGCTGCGCCCCGGCGCCGACGCGCGCGGTGGTGCCCGGCGCCCGCGTGCTCGGGCCGGCGGTCCCGGCGCGGCACGTCGGCAGCGTCGACGTCTTCCTGGAGGCCTTCGAGCACGCCGTCGCCGGCGGGGTGCTGGTGGTCGACAACGGTGGCCGCCTCGACGAAAGCTGCGTCGGCGACCTCGTCGTCCTCGAAGCGCGCGCGGCCGGGCTCGCCGGGGTCGTGATCTGGGGCCTGCACCGCGACACCGCCGACATCCGCGCGATCGGCCTGCCGGTGTTCAGCCTCGGCTCGATCCCCACCGGTCCGCTGAGCCTCGGCCCGCGCATCGAGGGCGGGCTCGCCGAAGCCGTCGTCGGCACGTGGCGGATCGGGCCGTCGGACCTGGTCGCCGGCGACGACGACGGCGTCGTCTTCCTCCCGCTGGATCGCGCGGACGAGCTGTTCACCCTCGCCGAGGGCATCCGCGACACCGAACGCCGCCAGGCCGAGCGGATCCGGGCCGGCGAGCCGCTGCGGGACCAGGTCCGCTTCGCCGACTTCCTCGCCGCGCGGGAAGCCGATCCGGGGCTGACCTTCCGCGTGCACCTGCGGGCGGTCGGCGGCGCCATCGAGGAGTGA
- a CDS encoding DUF6292 family protein has product MNTLIGFGRDIEYHFARGLRAYLGRVARAVGVGFESCSLDLHVPTSGYVAIERELPDRPGLDLALIWDEVHGWSAVTEPAGGGAPQVLAYLGGAEVLPPPPAVARFVDRLPVAGPARPPVFRAPGHHEDLVDRLPVTGPEGLLRASSPAW; this is encoded by the coding sequence ATGAACACCCTGATCGGCTTCGGCAGGGACATCGAATACCACTTCGCCCGCGGCCTGCGGGCCTACCTCGGCCGGGTCGCCCGCGCCGTCGGCGTCGGGTTCGAATCGTGTTCGCTCGACCTCCACGTGCCCACCTCCGGCTACGTCGCGATCGAGCGTGAGCTCCCGGATCGGCCGGGCCTCGACCTGGCGCTGATCTGGGACGAGGTGCACGGCTGGTCGGCGGTGACCGAGCCCGCGGGCGGCGGCGCGCCGCAGGTGCTCGCCTACCTCGGCGGGGCCGAAGTCCTGCCGCCACCGCCGGCCGTCGCGCGGTTCGTCGACCGGCTTCCGGTCGCCGGGCCGGCGCGGCCGCCGGTGTTCCGGGCACCCGGCCACCACGAAGATCTCGTCGACCGGCTGCCGGTCACCGGCCCCGAGGGACTGCTGCGGGCGAGCTCGCCCGCGTGGTGA
- a CDS encoding Hsp70 family protein, whose amino-acid sequence MGYGLGIDLGTTFTAAAVDSAGHVEMVSLGDRTAAIPSVVLLRADGSVLVGDAASRRAAVEPDRVAREFKRRLGDPTPVLLGGAPHSVASLMAHLLGYVVRTVAGQQGGRPDRITLTHPANWGPYKRELFEQVPRLTGIDHVGLITEPEAAAAHYAAQERLDDGAVVAVYDLGGGTFDATVLRKRGSGFEILGTPEGIEGLGGVDFDEAVFGHVDRALDGKLSQIDPDDAGAVAAVVRLRQECVLAKEALSADTETAIPVLLPSVQTEVRLTRGEFEEMIRPSITATIGSLHRALRSATLRPADLGAVLLVGGSSRIPLVSQLVSAELGRPTAVDIHPKYGVALGAAALASGRSGLVQATRSQPAIRPVPPPPVPQPPVPRVPAPREETRELATPGFGAGAPPPSLGRVKTDASPGRRASRRGVVVGLCAVAVVAIGGVAVAVSSSGGSPAGGTPPATSSATETPTLVTVPSPETPATTHVTVAAPHTNPPVTTRRKTPPRTTTPTRTTTPTTTTTPTTTTSAKPTP is encoded by the coding sequence ATGGGCTACGGACTGGGCATCGACCTCGGCACGACCTTCACGGCTGCCGCCGTCGACAGCGCCGGCCACGTCGAAATGGTGTCGCTGGGCGACCGCACGGCGGCCATCCCGTCGGTGGTGCTGCTGCGGGCCGACGGCAGCGTGCTGGTCGGGGACGCGGCGAGCCGGCGCGCGGCCGTCGAACCGGACCGCGTGGCGCGCGAGTTCAAGCGGCGTCTCGGCGACCCGACGCCGGTGCTGCTCGGCGGCGCACCGCATTCGGTGGCATCGCTGATGGCGCACCTGCTCGGGTACGTGGTGCGGACGGTCGCCGGGCAGCAGGGCGGCCGTCCCGACCGGATCACGCTGACGCACCCGGCGAACTGGGGGCCGTACAAGCGCGAGTTGTTCGAGCAGGTGCCGCGGCTGACCGGGATCGACCACGTCGGCCTGATCACCGAGCCCGAAGCGGCGGCGGCGCACTACGCGGCCCAGGAGCGGCTGGACGACGGCGCCGTCGTCGCGGTGTACGACCTCGGCGGCGGCACGTTCGACGCGACCGTGCTGCGCAAGCGCGGCAGCGGCTTCGAGATCCTCGGTACTCCGGAGGGCATCGAGGGCCTCGGCGGGGTCGACTTCGACGAGGCCGTGTTCGGGCACGTCGACCGGGCGCTCGACGGGAAGCTGTCGCAGATCGACCCGGACGACGCGGGTGCGGTGGCCGCGGTCGTGCGGCTGCGCCAGGAGTGCGTGCTGGCGAAGGAGGCGTTGTCGGCCGACACCGAGACGGCGATCCCGGTGCTGCTGCCGTCGGTGCAGACGGAGGTGCGGCTGACCCGCGGCGAGTTCGAGGAGATGATCCGCCCGTCGATCACCGCGACGATCGGTTCGCTGCACCGCGCGCTGCGCTCGGCCACCCTGCGGCCGGCCGACCTCGGGGCGGTGCTGCTGGTCGGCGGCTCGTCGCGGATCCCGCTGGTGTCCCAGCTCGTCTCGGCCGAGCTGGGCCGCCCGACGGCGGTCGACATCCACCCGAAGTACGGGGTCGCGCTCGGCGCCGCGGCGCTGGCCTCGGGCCGGTCCGGTCTGGTCCAGGCGACGCGCTCCCAGCCGGCGATCCGGCCCGTGCCGCCGCCCCCGGTCCCGCAGCCTCCGGTCCCGCGCGTGCCGGCGCCGCGCGAGGAGACGCGCGAGCTGGCGACGCCCGGGTTCGGCGCGGGCGCACCGCCGCCGTCGCTGGGCCGCGTCAAGACCGACGCGAGCCCGGGCCGGCGGGCCTCGCGCCGCGGGGTCGTCGTGGGGCTGTGCGCGGTCGCGGTGGTGGCGATCGGCGGCGTGGCGGTCGCGGTGAGCAGCTCGGGTGGCAGCCCGGCGGGCGGCACACCACCGGCGACGAGTTCGGCGACCGAGACACCTACGCTGGTGACGGTGCCGTCCCCGGAGACCCCGGCGACGACGCACGTGACGGTGGCGGCCCCGCACACGAACCCACCGGTGACGACCCGGCGCAAGACCCCGCCCCGGACGACGACGCCGACGCGGACGACCACTCCGACGACGACCACCACGCCGACGACCACGACGAGCGCGAAGCCCACGCCGTAG
- a CDS encoding RodZ family helix-turn-helix domain-containing protein → MNELPKKIKRAATAVAGAVASEVAGNLLTPGSPGASAPPPRPEPAAAETPHDAPAHEYVPHVETSTVTRGEDGSVEARTGTVWHPETTDGAPLEDLPTVEEFEQIDVREDEFGNFVIDATERFVVHNHGHDEVYVDHQHLVVPGDGTPGDTDIDVVQDADIVIHENADGTITVEHEGSLTYELTPDAPGHGDIEVFQEETVVLDEAEAGPPGIDVEVGVDEQATAEDPFGEPAGPTIHQTEVIADKGRGATVTASVTAPAPSMPGPASPPVVTFSRQPSTVDAPAPLPIAVETTTLAASNSLAEHPVVKHSFATDREPAHHDAGEVTGTRPHPAEKEHPFEPPRHPEPEPGHRPEPDPVPAAGPPPDDPPPEPHDLPPVEPPGPPGHEDHLGEPEQVPDEHPTFDHVHTGGGG, encoded by the coding sequence GTGAACGAGCTGCCGAAGAAGATCAAGCGCGCGGCCACGGCCGTCGCCGGCGCCGTCGCGTCGGAGGTGGCCGGCAACCTGCTCACGCCGGGATCGCCCGGCGCGTCGGCGCCCCCGCCCCGGCCGGAACCGGCCGCCGCGGAGACCCCGCACGACGCTCCCGCCCACGAGTACGTGCCCCACGTCGAGACCAGCACCGTCACCCGGGGCGAGGACGGTTCCGTCGAGGCGCGGACCGGCACGGTGTGGCACCCGGAGACCACCGACGGCGCGCCGCTGGAGGACCTGCCGACCGTCGAGGAGTTCGAGCAGATCGACGTCCGGGAAGACGAGTTCGGCAACTTCGTCATCGACGCGACCGAGCGGTTCGTGGTGCACAACCACGGCCACGACGAGGTGTATGTCGACCACCAGCACCTCGTCGTGCCCGGCGACGGGACACCGGGCGACACGGACATCGACGTCGTCCAGGACGCCGACATCGTGATCCACGAAAACGCGGACGGCACGATCACCGTCGAGCACGAGGGTTCGCTGACCTACGAACTCACACCCGACGCACCGGGGCACGGCGACATCGAGGTGTTCCAGGAGGAGACGGTCGTCCTCGACGAGGCCGAGGCCGGCCCGCCGGGGATCGACGTCGAGGTCGGCGTGGACGAGCAGGCCACGGCCGAGGACCCCTTCGGCGAGCCGGCCGGGCCGACCATCCACCAGACCGAGGTGATCGCCGACAAGGGCCGCGGGGCCACGGTGACCGCGTCGGTCACGGCCCCGGCGCCCTCGATGCCCGGTCCGGCGTCGCCGCCGGTCGTGACGTTCAGCCGTCAGCCGTCCACAGTGGACGCTCCGGCGCCGCTGCCGATCGCGGTCGAGACGACGACGCTGGCGGCGTCGAACTCGCTCGCCGAGCACCCGGTGGTGAAGCACAGTTTCGCCACCGACCGCGAGCCGGCCCACCACGACGCCGGTGAGGTCACGGGCACCCGGCCGCACCCCGCGGAGAAGGAACACCCGTTCGAGCCGCCGCGGCACCCCGAGCCGGAGCCCGGCCACCGGCCGGAGCCGGACCCCGTACCGGCCGCGGGCCCGCCGCCGGACGACCCGCCGCCGGAGCCGCACGACCTGCCCCCGGTGGAGCCACCCGGTCCGCCGGGGCACGAAGACCACCTCGGGGAACCGGAGCAGGTTCCGGACGAGCACCCGACTTTTGACCACGTGCACACCGGCGGCGGAGGCTGA
- a CDS encoding dynamin family protein, translating into MTPLYVQVRGFVARACAGYAGTPAEPQLRQIAARLAEPLRVAIAGRVKAGKSTLLNALVGQELAATDAGECTRVVTWYRNGPTYRIMLHPVRGMPRQLPFGRLSGTLGLELGVAPDDVDRLVVDWPSPALRAMTLIDTPGLGSARSAVSERTEVALVPEGDGVGTADAVVYLMRHVHGDDVRFLDAFHDDPAQRRPVNTIGVLSRADEVGHARTDALDSAAKIADRYARDSRVRGLCQTVVPVAGLLASSAASLKESEYRAFRLLAAAPEAEVARLLTSADRLVRAESEADVPAAERAELLARYGLFGVRLAVELTRGGLVTGARALSGELLARSGLHRLRSLLTTQFAARADVLKARSALQAAELVLRAYPDRTGGLLHEWERIVAGAHEFAEIQLIDSIRLGVVLFTSDEARDAERLLGAAGVDVPSRLNLPGNAGRAAIRQALGAQLLRWQRRAEHPASPRDVRDAARVLVRTCEGILLSEARAEVLS; encoded by the coding sequence ATGACCCCGCTCTACGTCCAGGTCCGCGGGTTCGTCGCCCGCGCGTGCGCCGGGTACGCCGGCACGCCGGCCGAGCCGCAGCTGCGGCAGATCGCCGCCCGGCTGGCCGAACCGCTGCGCGTCGCCATCGCCGGGCGCGTCAAGGCCGGCAAGTCCACCCTGCTCAACGCGCTCGTCGGCCAGGAGCTGGCGGCGACGGACGCGGGGGAGTGCACCCGCGTCGTCACCTGGTACCGCAACGGCCCGACCTACCGGATCATGCTGCACCCGGTCCGCGGGATGCCGCGCCAGCTGCCGTTCGGGCGCCTGTCCGGCACGCTCGGCCTCGAGCTCGGCGTGGCGCCCGACGACGTCGACCGGCTCGTCGTCGACTGGCCGTCGCCGGCACTGCGGGCGATGACGCTGATCGACACGCCCGGGCTGGGCTCGGCGCGCTCGGCGGTCTCCGAACGCACCGAGGTGGCGCTGGTCCCCGAGGGCGACGGCGTCGGCACCGCGGACGCCGTGGTCTACCTGATGCGCCACGTCCACGGCGACGACGTCCGGTTCCTCGACGCCTTCCACGACGACCCGGCGCAGCGGCGCCCGGTGAACACGATCGGCGTGCTGTCGCGGGCCGACGAGGTCGGGCACGCGCGGACCGACGCGCTCGACTCGGCGGCGAAGATCGCCGACCGCTACGCCCGCGACTCCCGCGTCCGCGGGCTCTGCCAGACCGTGGTCCCGGTGGCCGGCCTGCTGGCCAGCTCCGCCGCGTCGCTGAAGGAGTCCGAGTACCGCGCGTTCCGGCTGCTGGCCGCCGCGCCGGAGGCCGAGGTGGCGCGGCTGCTGACGTCGGCCGACCGGCTCGTCCGCGCGGAGTCCGAAGCGGACGTCCCGGCGGCCGAACGCGCCGAGCTCCTGGCGCGCTACGGCCTGTTCGGCGTCCGGCTGGCCGTCGAACTGACCCGCGGCGGCCTGGTGACCGGCGCGCGGGCGCTGTCGGGCGAGCTGCTGGCCCGCAGCGGCCTGCACCGGCTGCGGTCCCTGCTGACCACCCAGTTCGCCGCGCGAGCCGACGTGCTGAAGGCGCGTTCGGCGCTGCAGGCGGCGGAACTGGTGTTGCGCGCCTACCCGGACCGCACGGGCGGGCTGCTGCACGAATGGGAGCGGATCGTCGCGGGCGCGCACGAGTTCGCCGAGATCCAGCTGATCGACTCGATCCGGCTCGGCGTCGTGCTCTTCACCTCCGACGAGGCCCGCGACGCGGAACGGCTGCTCGGCGCGGCCGGGGTGGACGTGCCGAGCCGGCTGAACCTGCCGGGGAACGCGGGCCGCGCCGCGATCCGGCAGGCGCTCGGCGCGCAGCTGCTGAGGTGGCAGCGGCGCGCCGAGCACCCCGCGTCCCCGCGCGACGTCCGCGACGCGGCCCGCGTACTGGTGCGCACCTGCGAAGGAATCCTGCTCAGCGAAGCCAGGGCGGAGGTCTTGTCGTGA
- a CDS encoding response regulator transcription factor, translated as MSSADEPSPVRVLLVEDHDMVAEALQLALDRADGITVVGRARSRVEAVADTREHAPDVVVLDRRLADGDALGVVAELGSGGARVLVLTGDAPPSVAAQVAKAGGAGLLLKSSQLGVLEAAVREVAAGGVVFDPEPQPEIFDRLTGAALTARERETLDLLAEGATTEEIGERLGVSRNTTRNHVQRVLGKLGARSKLEAVAVARREGLIG; from the coding sequence GTGAGCAGCGCCGATGAGCCGAGTCCCGTCCGTGTCCTCCTCGTGGAGGACCACGACATGGTGGCGGAGGCGCTGCAGCTGGCCCTCGACCGCGCCGACGGGATCACGGTGGTCGGCCGCGCCCGGTCCCGGGTGGAAGCCGTCGCCGACACGCGCGAGCACGCCCCGGACGTCGTGGTGCTGGACCGGCGCCTCGCCGACGGCGACGCCCTCGGCGTCGTCGCGGAGCTCGGCTCCGGCGGCGCGCGGGTGCTGGTGCTGACCGGGGACGCGCCGCCGTCGGTCGCCGCGCAGGTCGCGAAGGCCGGCGGGGCGGGGCTCCTGTTGAAGTCGTCGCAGCTCGGCGTGCTGGAAGCCGCGGTGCGCGAGGTCGCGGCCGGCGGCGTGGTCTTCGACCCGGAGCCGCAGCCCGAGATCTTCGACCGGCTCACCGGCGCGGCGCTGACCGCGCGGGAACGCGAGACCCTCGACCTGCTCGCGGAGGGCGCCACCACCGAGGAAATCGGGGAGCGGCTCGGCGTCTCCCGCAACACCACGCGCAACCACGTGCAGCGGGTCCTCGGGAAGCTCGGCGCGCGGTCGAAGCTCGAAGCGGTCGCCGTCGCCCGCCGGGAAGGCCTGATCGGCTGA